One part of the Chryseobacterium sp. 7 genome encodes these proteins:
- the msrB gene encoding peptide-methionine (R)-S-oxide reductase MsrB, whose amino-acid sequence MENTEAKNNPYYSRTDTAKLNISNEEWKKILAPDLYAIAREAATERAFTGKYNEFDEIGEYYCAVCGNHLFRSTSKFSSSCGWPSFFEADKEGVYYVRDQSYGMDRVEVLCKRCDSHLGHVFDDGPKPTGLRYCMNSVSLEFVPDSQK is encoded by the coding sequence ATGGAAAATACAGAAGCAAAAAACAATCCATACTATTCCAGAACCGATACTGCAAAACTTAATATTTCCAATGAAGAATGGAAAAAAATCCTTGCTCCGGATTTATACGCAATTGCCAGAGAGGCAGCGACTGAAAGAGCTTTTACAGGAAAATACAATGAATTTGATGAGATAGGAGAATATTATTGTGCGGTGTGTGGAAATCATCTGTTTCGTTCTACATCAAAATTTTCCAGCAGCTGTGGCTGGCCAAGTTTCTTTGAAGCTGATAAAGAAGGAGTCTATTATGTAAGAGACCAGTCTTATGGAATGGATAGGGTAGAAGTGCTTTGCAAAAGATGCGATTCTCACCTTGGACATGTTTTCGATGACGGCCCGAAGCCTACAGGATTGAGGTATTGTATGAATTCTGTGAGCCTTGAATTTGTTCCGGATTCTCAAAAATAA
- a CDS encoding DUF445 domain-containing protein: MNDEAKRKQLRKYKAFATGLFVLMAIIFIVTTILQKSNTSHWIGYVRAFAEAAMVGALADWFAVTALFRHPLGLPIPHTNLIENSKQRLGDNLGSFVVGNFLSPQNIRPYIQKLKVSNFVGEWLGKEKSQEILIKNLSDIVLDILNKLDDSTVSQFISKKVSEMTDDIKLNKVVGNGIGYILEKNDHQRIITNLSKQIKEYIIENDAMIQERVKKGSYSFIPSFVDTKIADKIADGLSDFFKEIEENPEHEVRALITQKIHEFSVDLKEDPKWDEEFKTIKNGLLKNDKLDEYSNDIWVSIKKTLMKELQEENSALKNYLTKNLNEFAQNLKTDENLQNKIDHWVRVTAYKYILKNTHQFGNLISTTVGNWQGKELSEKLELEVGKDLQFIRVNGTLVGGLVGLIIYTIAHFFI, encoded by the coding sequence ATGAATGACGAAGCAAAAAGAAAACAACTCAGAAAATATAAAGCATTTGCCACTGGATTATTTGTCCTGATGGCCATTATTTTCATTGTTACCACTATTTTACAGAAGTCTAATACCTCTCATTGGATCGGCTATGTACGGGCTTTTGCTGAGGCTGCTATGGTAGGGGCACTTGCTGACTGGTTTGCAGTAACCGCATTATTCCGTCATCCTTTGGGACTTCCTATTCCCCATACCAATCTGATTGAAAACAGTAAACAGAGACTGGGAGACAATCTTGGGAGTTTTGTGGTGGGCAACTTCCTTTCTCCTCAGAATATCCGTCCTTATATCCAAAAACTTAAAGTTTCTAATTTTGTCGGGGAATGGCTGGGCAAGGAAAAAAGCCAGGAGATTTTGATTAAAAATCTTTCTGATATTGTTCTTGATATTCTTAATAAGCTTGATGATTCTACGGTAAGCCAGTTTATCAGTAAAAAGGTTTCTGAAATGACGGATGATATTAAGCTTAATAAAGTGGTTGGAAACGGAATCGGATATATTCTTGAAAAAAATGACCACCAGAGAATCATCACCAATCTTTCGAAACAGATCAAAGAATACATCATTGAAAATGATGCAATGATTCAGGAACGGGTAAAAAAAGGAAGCTATTCTTTCATTCCATCATTTGTAGACACTAAAATTGCAGATAAAATTGCAGACGGACTTTCTGATTTTTTCAAAGAAATAGAAGAAAATCCTGAACATGAAGTAAGAGCATTGATTACTCAGAAAATTCATGAGTTCTCCGTTGATCTGAAAGAAGATCCGAAATGGGACGAAGAATTTAAAACTATCAAAAACGGACTTCTCAAGAATGATAAATTGGATGAATATTCCAACGATATCTGGGTCTCTATCAAAAAAACGCTGATGAAAGAACTTCAGGAAGAAAATTCTGCTTTGAAAAACTATCTTACTAAAAATCTGAATGAATTTGCTCAAAATTTAAAGACCGATGAAAATCTTCAGAACAAAATTGATCATTGGGTGCGTGTGACAGCTTATAAATATATTCTGAAAAACACCCATCAATTCGGGAACCTCATCAGTACAACTGTTGGGAACTGGCAAGGAAAAGAATTGAGTGAAAAGCTGGAGCTGGAAGTGGGAAAAGATCTGCAGTTTATCCGGGTCAACGGAACATTGGTCGGAGGTCTGGTAGGATTGATTATCTACACCATCGCACACTTTTTCATTTAA
- a CDS encoding quinone-dependent dihydroorotate dehydrogenase, with the protein MYKSLIRPILFKFDPEEVHHFTFSMLKNFGFLTRLFLPKPIEGKRLEREVFGLKFKNPVGLAAGFDKNAVLFNELGDLGFGFVEIGTVTPRAQAGNPKKRLFRLIEDGGIINRMGFNNEGLEAAIEKLKSNKGKIIIGGNIGKNTDTIPENYTQDYLDCFEGLHPHVDYFVLNVSCPNVGSHAKLEDVEYLRELITEVKKINLSKSVQKPILLKIAPDLNNNQLDEIIELIAETKIDGIVVSNTSVSREGLKTSPEVLEQIGNGGLSGKPIRERSTKMIKYLSDKSNRAFPIIGVGGIHSAKDAMEKLDAGASLIQLYTGFIYEGPELINEINKEILKRASRLPR; encoded by the coding sequence ATGTACAAATCGCTCATTCGTCCTATCCTCTTCAAATTTGACCCTGAAGAAGTTCATCATTTTACATTTTCAATGCTTAAAAATTTTGGATTTCTTACCAGACTGTTTTTACCCAAACCTATTGAAGGCAAACGTCTGGAAAGAGAAGTTTTCGGATTAAAATTTAAAAATCCTGTAGGACTGGCAGCCGGTTTCGATAAAAATGCAGTGCTATTTAACGAGTTAGGAGACCTGGGATTTGGATTTGTAGAAATCGGAACAGTAACCCCGAGAGCTCAGGCCGGAAATCCTAAGAAAAGATTGTTCCGTCTCATCGAAGATGGCGGAATCATCAACAGAATGGGATTCAACAATGAAGGTCTTGAAGCCGCTATTGAAAAACTGAAATCCAACAAAGGAAAAATAATCATCGGTGGAAACATCGGAAAAAATACCGATACAATCCCGGAAAACTATACGCAGGATTATCTGGACTGTTTTGAAGGTCTTCACCCTCATGTAGACTATTTCGTACTGAATGTAAGCTGCCCGAATGTAGGAAGCCACGCTAAACTGGAAGACGTAGAATATCTGAGAGAACTGATCACGGAAGTAAAGAAAATAAATCTGTCAAAATCTGTACAGAAACCTATATTACTGAAAATCGCACCGGACCTGAATAATAATCAATTAGATGAAATCATTGAGCTGATTGCAGAGACAAAAATTGATGGTATTGTGGTCTCCAATACTTCCGTAAGCAGAGAAGGGCTGAAAACCTCTCCGGAAGTCCTAGAACAGATAGGAAACGGAGGGCTAAGTGGAAAGCCGATTCGTGAGAGAAGTACAAAAATGATCAAGTATCTTTCTGATAAAAGCAACAGAGCATTCCCAATCATTGGGGTAGGAGGAATACATTCCGCAAAAGATGCTATGGAAAAACTAGATGCAGGAGCGAGTCTGATCCAGCTGTATACCGGATTTATTTATGAAGGTCCGGAACTGATCAACGAAATCAACAAGGAAATTCTGAAAAGAGCCAGCAGATTACCAAGATAA
- a CDS encoding IS5 family transposase — MKYPTDLTENQWQYIKKTMNLKERKRKYPLLLIWNSLMYLIKTGCQWRMLPKDFPKWQLVYYYYIRWTELGYFDLILEKLRMKVRIKKGQRAEASLGIMDSQSVRWGNNRGLHGVDGNKKIKGIKRHVLVDKNGFLIAVMVCVANIHDSKAGLLLLRLLREELMNFKCILADAGYRGDFLDKAHSLYSYLVKVVSRDKEKQAKKEFKPVSKRWVIERTFAWFDNDRRLCRNYELLHESSENMTKLSAIKLLLNKI; from the coding sequence ATGAAATACCCAACCGATTTAACTGAAAACCAGTGGCAATATATAAAGAAAACGATGAACCTAAAAGAGAGAAAGAGAAAATATCCTCTTCTTTTGATTTGGAACTCCTTAATGTATTTGATAAAAACAGGTTGCCAGTGGCGTATGCTTCCTAAAGATTTCCCCAAATGGCAATTGGTTTATTACTATTATATCCGTTGGACGGAGTTGGGATATTTTGACTTAATTCTAGAAAAGCTACGAATGAAAGTTCGTATAAAAAAGGGTCAGCGAGCAGAAGCCTCCTTAGGAATAATGGATAGCCAAAGTGTACGCTGGGGCAATAATAGAGGTCTTCATGGCGTAGATGGAAATAAGAAAATAAAAGGAATAAAACGCCATGTGCTAGTAGATAAGAATGGATTTTTAATCGCAGTGATGGTTTGTGTAGCCAATATTCATGATAGTAAGGCTGGATTGCTTTTGCTTAGATTACTCAGGGAAGAGCTGATGAATTTCAAGTGTATTCTTGCTGATGCAGGCTATAGAGGAGATTTTCTAGATAAAGCTCATAGCCTTTATTCATACCTGGTAAAAGTGGTAAGTCGGGATAAAGAAAAACAAGCTAAAAAAGAGTTTAAACCCGTAAGTAAACGATGGGTAATAGAAAGAACTTTTGCTTGGTTTGATAATGACAGAAGGCTTTGTAGGAACTATGAACTACTGCATGAGTCTTCCGAAAATATGACCAAATTATCCGCTATAAAATTATTACTCAATAAAATTTAA
- a CDS encoding pseudouridine synthase yields the protein MLEILYRDEHIIAINKPSGLLVHKSFYAGEADTYAIQELKKQIGQKVYPVHRLDRKTSGVLLFTLDKDTLRIMSDQFASREVEKKYLAILRGWTKEEETIDYDLVNENEVKQNAVTYYRRLQTSEIDLPFLKHQTSRYSLVEAIPETGRFHQLRKHFKHILHPILGCRKHGCNKQNKLWLQTFEISKMTLHAHQLIFNHPVSNERITVNATIDEEFKKVGDILKFDLSAYS from the coding sequence ATGTTAGAAATTCTTTATCGTGACGAGCATATTATTGCCATCAACAAACCCAGCGGATTACTGGTTCACAAATCCTTCTATGCGGGAGAAGCCGATACTTATGCCATTCAGGAACTGAAGAAACAGATCGGGCAAAAAGTGTATCCCGTACATCGGTTAGACCGAAAAACTTCGGGCGTTCTGCTGTTTACCTTAGATAAAGATACTCTTAGAATCATGAGTGATCAGTTTGCGTCACGCGAAGTGGAGAAGAAATATCTGGCTATTCTTCGTGGCTGGACAAAAGAAGAAGAAACCATTGATTATGATTTGGTTAATGAAAATGAAGTTAAGCAAAACGCAGTTACTTACTATCGTCGTTTGCAGACTTCAGAAATAGATCTGCCTTTCTTAAAACATCAGACTTCGAGATATTCTTTAGTGGAAGCAATTCCTGAAACAGGAAGGTTTCATCAGCTGAGAAAACATTTTAAACATATTCTGCATCCTATTTTAGGCTGTAGAAAACACGGCTGCAATAAACAGAATAAATTATGGCTTCAAACATTTGAGATCAGCAAAATGACACTTCATGCCCATCAGCTGATTTTTAATCATCCTGTTTCTAACGAAAGAATTACAGTAAATGCCACTATAGATGAGGAGTTTAAAAAAGTAGGAGATATTCTGAAATTTGATCTGAGTGCGTACTCTTAA
- a CDS encoding glycine--tRNA ligase has translation MAKQEDVFKKVISHAKEYGFIFPSSEIYDGLSAVYDYGQNGAELKNNIKQYWWKAMVQLNENIVGIDSAILMHPTTWKASGHVDAFNDPLIDNKDSKKRFRADVLVEDYCAKIEDKENKEIEKAAKRFGEAFDKDQFVATNPKIIEYRAKREAILSRLAKSLENEDLADVKALIEELEIADPDTGSKNWTEVRQFNLMFGTKLGASADSAMDLYLRPETAQGIFVNFLNVQKTSRHKLPFGIAQIGKAFRNEIVARQFIFRMREFEQMEMQFFVAPGTELEFYEQWKQKRLNWHRALGLGDENYRFHDHEKLAHYANAAADIEFNFPFGFKELEGIHSRTDFDLKAHEEFSGRKLQFFDPERNENYVPYVVETSVGLDRLFLSIFSHCLRDEVLEDGSERTVLSLPPALAPIKAAILPLMKKDGLAEYAEKIFNDLKYDFNLFYEEKDAIGKRYRRQDAIGTPYCITVDHDSLTDHTVTIRDRDTMQQERVPVSELRRIIDEKTNFRNLLSKI, from the coding sequence ATGGCAAAGCAAGAAGATGTTTTCAAGAAAGTGATTTCTCACGCTAAAGAATATGGTTTTATTTTCCCATCGAGTGAGATCTATGATGGTTTATCCGCTGTTTATGATTATGGACAGAATGGTGCCGAACTAAAAAATAATATCAAACAATATTGGTGGAAAGCTATGGTACAGCTTAACGAAAATATTGTCGGCATTGATTCGGCGATCCTTATGCACCCAACTACATGGAAAGCATCAGGCCACGTAGACGCTTTCAACGATCCATTGATTGATAATAAAGATTCCAAGAAACGTTTCAGAGCAGACGTTTTGGTGGAAGATTACTGTGCTAAAATTGAAGATAAAGAGAACAAAGAAATTGAAAAAGCTGCAAAAAGATTCGGAGAGGCTTTCGATAAGGATCAGTTTGTTGCGACGAATCCAAAAATCATTGAATACAGAGCAAAAAGAGAAGCTATTCTTTCAAGACTGGCTAAATCTCTTGAAAATGAAGACCTTGCTGATGTAAAAGCTTTGATCGAGGAGCTTGAAATTGCAGATCCTGATACGGGTTCTAAAAACTGGACAGAGGTAAGACAATTCAACCTGATGTTCGGAACTAAATTAGGTGCTTCTGCTGACAGTGCAATGGATCTTTATTTGAGACCTGAAACAGCTCAAGGTATCTTTGTTAACTTCCTGAATGTGCAGAAAACTTCACGTCATAAGCTGCCTTTCGGTATCGCACAGATTGGTAAGGCGTTCAGAAATGAGATTGTTGCAAGACAGTTTATTTTCAGAATGCGTGAATTCGAACAGATGGAAATGCAGTTCTTCGTTGCTCCGGGAACAGAACTTGAATTCTATGAGCAGTGGAAGCAAAAACGTCTGAACTGGCACAGAGCTTTAGGTTTAGGAGATGAAAACTACAGATTCCACGATCACGAGAAATTAGCTCACTACGCGAATGCTGCTGCTGATATTGAATTTAATTTCCCATTCGGATTTAAAGAACTGGAAGGGATTCACTCAAGAACAGATTTCGACTTAAAAGCGCATGAAGAATTCTCAGGAAGAAAGCTACAGTTCTTTGACCCTGAAAGAAACGAAAACTATGTTCCTTATGTAGTGGAAACTTCAGTAGGTTTAGACAGATTATTCCTTTCTATATTCTCACATTGTTTAAGAGACGAAGTATTGGAAGACGGTTCAGAAAGAACAGTTCTATCTTTACCTCCGGCATTAGCGCCAATTAAGGCAGCTATTCTTCCATTGATGAAGAAAGATGGTCTTGCAGAATATGCAGAAAAGATTTTCAACGACCTGAAGTATGACTTCAACTTGTTCTACGAGGAGAAAGATGCCATCGGAAAACGTTACAGAAGACAGGATGCCATTGGTACTCCTTACTGTATCACTGTAGATCACGATTCTTTAACGGATCATACGGTGACCATCAGAGACAGAGACACGATGCAGCAGGAAAGAGTTCCGGTTTCAGAGTTGAGAAGAATCATTGATGAGAAAACAAACTTCAGAAATTTACTTTCTAAAATATAA